The stretch of DNA AATTTAATGATTTTGAAATTGGAGACATATACAGAGTAAGAGTTGTAAAAAAAGTTGATGCATTACAATGCTTTTTTGTACAACTTAAAAACGGAAAAAATGGATTTTTAGACTTTAAAGATGCTATTGGAGAAGTAAAAGTTGGAGATGTAATATTTGTTGAAATTTACAAAATTAATGGAGGAGAAAAAGCACCTAATGTTTCAATGAATTTTTCTGTTTCTTCAATGTTTTCAGCTGTTTCTTACAAAAACAGAGAAGAAATTTTGATTTCAAAAAAATTAAAAGAACATAATTTTGATTTGGAGCAGATAAAAAATATAAAATCAAATTTTTCAGTAAAATTGAGAACAAAAAGTATCGATTGTGATGAATATACTTTATTGAATGATATAAGAAAAAATGTAGAAAAAATGCAAGAAATAGTGGATAGTTTAAATAATTTACCTGTTCCGAAATTAATCTACAAAAAGGAGAATTTTTTAGATGACTTTTTATTTGAAAATGAAAAACATTGCTGTATATTGAACGATAAAGAGATATATAAGAGTTTTAAAGATAATAAATTTTTAAAAAATGAATTAAAATACGATGATGAATATTCTCCAAGATATGACTACAATATTGGCGTATATCTTGAGGGATTAAATAAAAAAACAGTTGAAGTTGAAGATATAAATATAGTTATAGAAAAAATGGAAGCTCTTACAGTAATAGATGTAAATTCAAAGAAAAAAACAAGTGAAATAAATAAAAGTAAAAATGCTTTAAGTGTAAATTTAATAGCAATTGAAGAAATTATTAGACAGATATCTTTTAGGGATATTTCAGGGATAATAATTGTAGATTTTATAAATATGAAAACAAAAGAAAAAGAAATTTTAGAAGAAAAAATTAAGGAAATACAAATCTTTGACAATAAGATTTGGAATTTTCACGGATTTACAAAACTTGGATTATATGAAATTACAAGACAAAGAGGAAAATAATGGAATTAAAAAATTTAGAAATAATTGATAATACCAATGAGGGACTTGGAGTTGCAAAAAGTAAAGAGGGAATAGTTTTTGTAAAAGGTGGACTTGTAGGAGATATTGTCGATGTTGAAATAACTCAAAAAAAGAAAAAATTTTCTAACGGATATGTAAAAAAATATTTGAAATATAGTGAATACAGAGAAAATTTATACGATGAAAAACTAACAGATATCTATCATTTTATAAATCTAAAATATGAAAAAGAACTTGAATTAAAGAAAAAGATGTTTTTAGACAGCCTTAGAAAAAATACAGGCATAGAATTAGAGGATGTCGAAATTTTAGAGAATAAAAACAACTTAAATTATAGAAATAAAATTGAATTAAAGATGAATGAAGATTTTGAACTTTGCTACTGTGTGGATAATGGGGAAAGTAAAATAAAACTTGAAAATTGTCCATTAAGTGATGAGTGTATAAATAAATTTCTTCCGTTTTTACAGGCAAAATTAAAAGAATTTAAAATTAACTCCTATGATGTAAATACAGACGAAGGTATTTTGAAAAATATTAGCATAAGGTCAAATTACAAGTCTGAGATTATGATTACAGTAGTTGTAAAAAAAGATATAGTAGAAGCTCACAATTTTGTAAAAAGCTTAAGTGAATATGAAAAATTAGTAAGTGGATATATAAATATTAACACTAAAAAAGCAAGTATAATTATGGGACAAGAAATTAAATTAATATTTTTAAAGAAAAGTTTTACAGATAAAATAGGAAAATATGAATTTAATATTTCTCCAAAGAGTTTTTTTCAGGTAAATAGATTTCAAACTGAAAATTTATATAAAATAGCCAAAGATTTTTTAGGAGGAAATAAAGACAAGAATTTATTGGATTTATATTCCGGAATAGGAACTACGAGTATATATTTTTCAGAAAATTTTAAAAAAGTAATCGGTGTAGAAGTTGTAAAAGATGCGGTAAAAGACGCTAAAGAAAATTTAAAATT from Parvimonas micra encodes:
- a CDS encoding ribonuclease E/G, with the protein product MKDYLFISKDEEKIEYGKVLNSKLNSYFVKKFNDFEIGDIYRVRVVKKVDALQCFFVQLKNGKNGFLDFKDAIGEVKVGDVIFVEIYKINGGEKAPNVSMNFSVSSMFSAVSYKNREEILISKKLKEHNFDLEQIKNIKSNFSVKLRTKSIDCDEYTLLNDIRKNVEKMQEIVDSLNNLPVPKLIYKKENFLDDFLFENEKHCCILNDKEIYKSFKDNKFLKNELKYDDEYSPRYDYNIGVYLEGLNKKTVEVEDINIVIEKMEALTVIDVNSKKKTSEINKSKNALSVNLIAIEEIIRQISFRDISGIIIVDFINMKTKEKEILEEKIKEIQIFDNKIWNFHGFTKLGLYEITRQRGK
- the rlmD gene encoding 23S rRNA (uracil(1939)-C(5))-methyltransferase RlmD → MELKNLEIIDNTNEGLGVAKSKEGIVFVKGGLVGDIVDVEITQKKKKFSNGYVKKYLKYSEYRENLYDEKLTDIYHFINLKYEKELELKKKMFLDSLRKNTGIELEDVEILENKNNLNYRNKIELKMNEDFELCYCVDNGESKIKLENCPLSDECINKFLPFLQAKLKEFKINSYDVNTDEGILKNISIRSNYKSEIMITVVVKKDIVEAHNFVKSLSEYEKLVSGYININTKKASIIMGQEIKLIFLKKSFTDKIGKYEFNISPKSFFQVNRFQTENLYKIAKDFLGGNKDKNLLDLYSGIGTTSIYFSENFKKVIGVEVVKDAVKDAKENLKLNDVKNVEFLYGKSEEKIEEILKNNNIDIISVDPPRKGLDKKVVDTIIKSNIKKVVYVSCNGATLTRDLKYFIDGGFELKKVKLCDMFSKTGHCEVVVEIEKVFNIFDTTIIKI